One Pyrococcus furiosus DSM 3638 genomic region harbors:
- a CDS encoding type II secretion system F family protein, with the protein MGIVEGIINFLDRLGGKTLEVVEIPTRRISTEGMSIRERLELLKKMREEIEKEKESEEEKLIEDTIEWREKTLRQISLSERIADGVLKYLKGPVSSLSSSIKGLDIDLYRANINMSRERYVALMLGVAILVGIFSFAFSLILYLPIDISILVSLLGFIGGFWYMRYYPRVVWRRRVAEVEKALPYVLRHIASLLSAGIGIAEAFVSVAKADYGVISEEFYLIVQDMHKGASFEDALSKFEMKMASENVTRVTKQILRAIKFGGNLADILYKMADEFAFEYRLKLMEYVQKINGLSFVYMFLSVIMPTLFIVVILAGSILSRTLVISIPGLVAIMLFAFPMLSLIMITMIKRAEPR; encoded by the coding sequence ATGGGGATTGTAGAGGGAATTATTAATTTCTTAGATAGATTGGGCGGAAAAACTCTAGAGGTAGTTGAGATTCCAACTCGTAGAATCTCTACCGAGGGAATGTCAATAAGGGAGAGACTTGAGCTTTTAAAAAAGATGAGAGAGGAAATAGAGAAAGAAAAAGAGTCAGAAGAAGAGAAACTTATTGAAGATACCATAGAGTGGCGTGAGAAGACTCTTAGACAGATTTCTCTATCCGAAAGAATTGCCGATGGTGTTCTAAAATATCTAAAAGGTCCAGTTTCCTCTCTAAGTTCTTCAATTAAAGGACTTGACATAGACTTATACAGGGCTAACATAAACATGAGTAGAGAGAGGTATGTGGCTTTAATGCTTGGAGTTGCCATATTAGTGGGCATATTTTCATTTGCATTCTCCCTAATCTTATATCTTCCAATTGACATCTCAATATTGGTAAGCCTCCTCGGATTTATAGGGGGATTTTGGTACATGAGATACTATCCAAGAGTTGTATGGAGAAGAAGGGTTGCGGAGGTTGAGAAAGCCCTTCCCTATGTTCTGAGACATATTGCATCTCTCTTAAGTGCAGGAATAGGTATTGCAGAGGCATTTGTTTCTGTGGCTAAAGCCGATTATGGAGTTATCTCAGAGGAGTTCTATCTTATTGTCCAAGATATGCACAAAGGGGCTAGCTTTGAAGATGCTCTATCAAAATTTGAGATGAAGATGGCGTCTGAAAATGTAACTAGAGTTACAAAGCAGATACTAAGAGCAATCAAGTTTGGTGGAAATTTGGCAGATATCCTTTATAAGATGGCCGATGAATTTGCATTTGAGTACAGGTTAAAGCTCATGGAATACGTCCAAAAAATTAATGGTTTATCTTTTGTGTATATGTTCTTGAGTGTAATAATGCCAACGTTGTTCATAGTTGTTATACTTGCTGGATCAATCCTTTCGAGAACCTTGGTAATATCAATTCCTGGGCTTGTGGCAATAATGTTATTCGCATTCCCAATGCTATCTTTGATAATGATAACAATGATTAAGAGAGCTGAACCCAGGTGA
- a CDS encoding ATPase, T2SS/T4P/T4SS family yields the protein MEEDKKKKKSWIDEILSSDNLSLESILKKSEEEKPKKVSVESKSLSLGDILSGRVKEEEKKREASPLQSLLGGGPPKLEEILKKEEPKREEKKPKIERGALGLQEILAGTTPRTTSYAGEVRVLDVYGNIRILKVKGEPVPIYEINMPKLSKEEERLVKMVRDRAIVEIQIDPESIPNPEERRKVFLREVRRMVKEMAPTLSEGRVELISELIVQNMIGYGKIDPLVRDDNLEEIMVIGINKPVYVWHRRFNMCKTNIVFTDERELLTIIERIAREVGRRIDQQNPLLDARLPDGSRVNATLPPISLDGPTLTIRKFKKDPLTIIDLIRFGTLNSEVAAFLWLLVDGLGVKPANILVAGGTGSGKTTTLNSLAMFIPPSERVISIEDTAELQLPIEHWVRLETRPPNVEGKGEITMDDLVKNTLRMRPDRIIVGEVRGPEARTMFTAMNTGHDGALYDFSVIQLSNGRFVLIGDLVEELFKKYAEKIKTYKDLEYIELNEEDRFEVVSVSPDLKANKHVVSRVWRRKVREGEKLIRIKTRTGNEIILTRNHPLFAFSNGDVVRKEAEKLKVGDRVAVMMRPPSPPQTKAVVDPAIYVKISDYYLVPNGKGMIKVPNDGIPPEKAQYLLSVNSYPVKLVREVDEKLSYLAGVILGDGYISSNGYYISATFDDEAYMDAFVSVVSDFIPNYVPSIRKNGDYTIVTVGSKIFAEMLSRIFGIPRGRKSMWDIPDVVLSNDDLMRYFIAGLFDADGYVDENGPSIVLVTKSETVARKIWYVLQRLGIISTVSRVKSRGFKEGELFRVIISGVEDLAKFAKFIPLRHSRKRAKLMEILRTKKPYRGRRTYRVPISSDMIAPLRQMLGLTVAELSKLASYYAGEKVSESLIRHIEKGRVKEIRRSTLKGIALALQQIAKDVGNEEAWVRAKRLQLIAEGDVYWDEVVSVEEVDPKELGIEYVYDLTVEDDHNYVANGILVSNCMGTIHANSARETIIRLESPPMSVPRIMIPALDIIIMQVRYHSRKKGTLRRITEIAEVSGIEGESIQLNFLYKYDPAKDELIRTEVPSRFIQTLSYHTGLSIEELKWEIEKRRLILDWMIEKGIRRIDEVGYYIKEFYIDEEELLKKIEREAETIETSKRAKEFI from the coding sequence ATGGAAGAAGATAAAAAGAAAAAGAAATCCTGGATTGATGAGATACTTAGTAGTGATAATTTGAGCTTGGAATCTATACTAAAAAAGAGTGAGGAAGAAAAGCCAAAAAAGGTTAGTGTAGAATCTAAATCCCTCTCACTAGGAGATATTCTTTCTGGCAGGGTTAAGGAGGAAGAAAAGAAAAGAGAGGCATCTCCACTCCAATCTTTACTAGGAGGAGGTCCACCAAAATTAGAGGAAATTTTGAAAAAAGAAGAACCTAAAAGAGAGGAGAAAAAACCCAAAATCGAAAGAGGGGCTCTGGGTCTTCAGGAGATATTAGCGGGCACAACACCAAGAACTACCTCCTATGCAGGAGAAGTGAGAGTCTTAGACGTTTACGGAAATATCAGAATTTTAAAGGTAAAAGGAGAACCTGTTCCTATTTATGAAATTAATATGCCAAAGCTAAGTAAGGAAGAGGAAAGGCTTGTTAAGATGGTTCGAGATAGGGCTATAGTTGAAATACAAATAGATCCAGAATCAATACCAAATCCTGAGGAAAGGAGGAAAGTGTTCCTTAGAGAAGTAAGAAGAATGGTAAAAGAGATGGCCCCAACCTTATCGGAAGGAAGAGTAGAGCTCATATCAGAACTCATTGTTCAGAATATGATTGGGTATGGAAAAATTGATCCACTTGTTAGAGACGATAATCTTGAGGAAATAATGGTCATAGGAATAAACAAGCCTGTTTATGTGTGGCATAGACGTTTCAACATGTGTAAGACTAATATTGTCTTCACAGACGAGCGTGAACTTTTAACTATTATAGAAAGGATAGCTAGAGAGGTTGGAAGGAGAATAGATCAACAGAATCCTCTTTTAGATGCAAGATTGCCCGATGGTAGCAGAGTTAACGCTACATTACCTCCTATAAGTCTTGATGGACCAACACTCACAATTAGGAAATTCAAGAAGGATCCTCTAACAATTATTGACCTGATTAGATTTGGAACTCTAAACTCTGAAGTTGCAGCATTTTTATGGCTCTTGGTAGATGGGCTTGGAGTTAAGCCAGCAAATATCTTAGTGGCAGGAGGAACTGGTTCAGGTAAGACAACAACTCTAAACTCTCTAGCAATGTTTATTCCACCTAGCGAAAGAGTAATAAGTATAGAGGACACTGCAGAGCTTCAGCTTCCAATAGAGCACTGGGTAAGGCTTGAAACTAGACCTCCAAACGTTGAAGGGAAGGGAGAAATTACTATGGATGACCTCGTAAAGAACACTTTAAGAATGCGTCCAGACAGAATCATTGTGGGTGAAGTGCGTGGACCTGAAGCAAGAACAATGTTTACGGCAATGAATACGGGACATGATGGAGCACTTTACGATTTCTCTGTCATCCAACTATCTAATGGTAGATTTGTACTTATAGGAGATTTAGTCGAGGAATTATTCAAGAAGTATGCCGAGAAAATTAAAACATACAAAGACCTTGAGTACATAGAGCTTAACGAGGAAGACCGTTTTGAAGTTGTTAGTGTTAGTCCAGATTTGAAGGCAAATAAACATGTTGTCTCAAGAGTTTGGAGAAGAAAGGTCAGAGAGGGGGAAAAGCTAATACGCATAAAGACGAGAACTGGCAACGAAATAATCCTCACTAGAAATCATCCGCTATTTGCCTTCTCCAATGGAGACGTAGTCAGAAAAGAGGCCGAGAAGCTCAAAGTTGGGGATAGAGTTGCAGTGATGATGAGACCTCCTTCACCTCCTCAAACTAAAGCTGTAGTTGACCCTGCAATTTACGTGAAAATAAGTGATTACTACCTTGTTCCGAACGGAAAAGGTATGATAAAAGTTCCTAACGATGGTATTCCTCCAGAAAAGGCCCAATATCTTCTTTCAGTAAATTCATATCCTGTAAAATTAGTCAGAGAAGTTGATGAGAAGTTATCCTATCTCGCTGGAGTTATACTCGGTGATGGGTATATATCATCGAATGGATACTACATCTCAGCTACATTTGACGACGAAGCTTACATGGATGCCTTTGTCTCTGTAGTCTCGGACTTTATCCCTAACTATGTCCCCAGTATAAGGAAGAACGGAGATTACACAATTGTAACTGTTGGCTCGAAGATTTTTGCTGAAATGCTCTCAAGGATATTTGGAATACCAAGGGGCAGAAAATCTATGTGGGATATTCCAGACGTAGTACTTTCAAATGACGATCTTATGAGATACTTCATAGCTGGACTTTTCGACGCTGATGGGTACGTAGATGAAAATGGGCCCTCCATAGTCCTAGTAACAAAGAGTGAAACCGTGGCAAGGAAGATTTGGTACGTTCTTCAGAGGTTGGGGATCATAAGTACAGTTTCCCGTGTAAAGAGCAGAGGGTTTAAAGAAGGCGAGCTGTTCAGGGTAATTATTAGTGGTGTTGAAGATCTTGCTAAATTTGCAAAATTCATACCCCTACGTCACTCAAGAAAGAGGGCCAAACTTATGGAGATATTAAGGACTAAGAAGCCATATCGGGGAAGAAGAACTTACCGCGTGCCGATATCCAGTGATATGATAGCTCCTCTCCGTCAAATGTTGGGATTAACTGTTGCAGAGCTGTCTAAGTTAGCGTCTTATTATGCAGGGGAAAAAGTTTCTGAAAGCCTAATTAGGCATATAGAAAAGGGAAGGGTCAAAGAGATAAGACGCTCTACGCTCAAGGGGATTGCCCTTGCTCTCCAGCAGATAGCTAAAGATGTGGGTAACGAAGAAGCTTGGGTGAGAGCCAAGAGGCTTCAATTGATAGCTGAGGGAGATGTTTACTGGGATGAAGTCGTAAGTGTTGAGGAAGTTGATCCGAAGGAGCTTGGCATTGAGTACGTCTATGACCTCACGGTTGAGGACGACCACAATTATGTGGCAAATGGCATACTAGTCTCAAACTGTATGGGAACTATTCACGCTAATTCAGCTAGAGAGACCATAATTAGGCTTGAGAGCCCTCCAATGAGCGTTCCCAGGATTATGATTCCAGCATTGGATATAATTATTATGCAGGTTAGATACCACTCAAGAAAGAAGGGAACACTAAGAAGGATAACCGAGATAGCAGAAGTTTCTGGGATTGAAGGAGAGAGTATCCAACTTAACTTCCTCTATAAGTATGATCCCGCGAAAGATGAACTAATTAGAACAGAAGTTCCAAGTAGATTTATTCAGACCCTCTCCTATCATACTGGTCTTAGCATAGAAGAACTTAAATGGGAAATTGAGAAGAGAAGATTAATTTTAGACTGGATGATAGAGAAAGGAATAAGGAGAATTGATGAGGTCGGTTATTACATTAAAGAATTCTATATTGACGAAGAAGAGCTATTAAAGAAAATTGAAAGAGAAGCCGAAACAATTGAAACAAGTAAGAGAGCAAAGGAATTCATCTAG
- a CDS encoding DUF515 domain-containing protein, which translates to MAEDIEAKIRRLRELGKIAESKEETPTPTPAKPPRRRFSRIGTLREKERRKRVIIGAVVLSVIIIAGVFAIYMYFENKAVRELENAKNAKIAEVNACFKGELANDTVKFQLINKIMAAKSIEELEKINVNQICEQRKKELEEERIRAEQERLAKELAQLKNDTKESIKAAFGPLLQVEVPDEIKKKIVSTLNDLLSKVDSAKTKDEVLSINVEDYLLPLWKEVYIYKIDSMPTSKVILKKGEEKRMYTKEEAKLIINRIGSLSELLEYNVEKVELVQVALVLSRENVVGGFIAPGDEVKVYAKNGTTFREIVPEGYVVTALLSTDAGRITVSESQQQTTTASSTSSTSSQQISSTSYSPGDVTYQNSQQSQTQSSVTQTTSESLSSTYTYSVNLGEILKAIAAGKIKAPESVRAQLSNYGWEVLDLEQEFKFLALPEDTRLLVIIEVPSEFVPEILNWKDSIVVAKVSR; encoded by the coding sequence GTGGCGGAAGACATCGAAGCTAAGATTAGAAGATTGAGAGAACTGGGAAAAATAGCTGAGAGTAAAGAAGAGACTCCAACCCCAACTCCTGCTAAACCTCCAAGAAGAAGATTTTCAAGGATTGGGACCCTTAGAGAAAAGGAAAGAAGAAAAAGAGTCATCATTGGTGCTGTTGTGTTATCAGTTATAATAATTGCGGGTGTTTTTGCTATATATATGTATTTTGAAAACAAAGCTGTTAGGGAGCTTGAAAATGCAAAAAATGCTAAAATAGCAGAGGTAAATGCTTGCTTTAAGGGAGAATTGGCCAACGATACAGTAAAATTCCAGCTCATAAACAAGATAATGGCAGCGAAAAGTATTGAAGAGCTTGAAAAAATTAACGTAAACCAAATCTGTGAACAAAGAAAGAAAGAGCTTGAAGAAGAGAGAATTAGAGCTGAACAGGAGAGATTGGCCAAAGAGTTAGCGCAACTTAAGAATGATACAAAAGAGTCTATAAAAGCAGCATTTGGTCCTTTATTGCAAGTAGAAGTTCCCGATGAAATTAAGAAGAAAATAGTAAGTACACTCAACGATCTTCTGTCTAAGGTAGATAGTGCAAAAACCAAAGATGAAGTCCTAAGCATTAATGTAGAAGATTATCTGCTACCTCTTTGGAAAGAGGTATACATTTACAAGATTGACTCAATGCCAACCTCTAAGGTCATCTTAAAGAAAGGTGAGGAAAAGAGGATGTATACAAAGGAAGAGGCAAAGCTTATTATCAATAGAATTGGCAGTCTAAGTGAGCTATTGGAATATAACGTTGAAAAAGTAGAACTAGTGCAAGTCGCTCTAGTTCTCAGCAGGGAGAACGTAGTTGGAGGATTCATTGCCCCAGGAGATGAAGTGAAGGTGTATGCTAAGAATGGAACGACTTTCCGAGAAATTGTACCTGAGGGATACGTTGTTACAGCACTACTCTCAACTGATGCTGGTAGGATAACGGTTAGTGAATCACAGCAACAAACAACAACGGCGTCTTCTACATCTTCAACATCCTCCCAACAAATATCATCGACGAGTTACTCTCCAGGTGATGTTACTTATCAGAATTCTCAGCAATCCCAGACCCAATCTTCTGTAACACAAACCACAAGCGAGAGTTTGTCCTCAACTTATACCTATTCAGTCAACTTAGGGGAAATTCTCAAGGCTATAGCGGCAGGAAAGATAAAGGCTCCTGAATCTGTTAGGGCTCAATTGAGCAATTATGGATGGGAAGTGCTTGATCTAGAACAAGAATTTAAGTTCTTGGCATTACCAGAAGATACAAGATTGCTAGTAATAATTGAAGTTCCAAGTGAATTTGTACCCGAAATTCTTAACTGGAAAGACTCCATTGTGGTAGCAAAAGTCTCGAGGTGA
- a CDS encoding TIGR04076 family protein: MERVIIRVREIRGKCPVFKIGDKMVIDGPKVNLKETDAICTHAFASLIPYLVALRKGVKPEEVGLGKNGKAYVQCLDPGPPYTEGGTVIFEIEVVRSEAEEGMGNSKGGHQ; the protein is encoded by the coding sequence ATGGAGAGAGTAATAATAAGAGTAAGAGAAATTAGAGGAAAATGCCCAGTGTTTAAAATTGGAGACAAAATGGTAATAGATGGTCCAAAAGTGAACCTCAAAGAAACAGATGCAATTTGCACACACGCATTTGCCTCTCTAATTCCATACTTAGTAGCTCTAAGAAAAGGCGTAAAGCCGGAAGAGGTAGGTCTCGGAAAGAATGGAAAAGCATATGTTCAATGTCTAGACCCAGGTCCCCCCTATACTGAAGGTGGAACAGTGATATTTGAAATTGAGGTGGTCAGAAGTGAAGCAGAAGAAGGCATGGGCAATAGTAAAGGAGGTCATCAATGA
- a CDS encoding GTPase produces the protein MKQKKAWAIVKEVINEADIVVEVVDARDPIGTRNRKLERMVLESGKKLLLVMNKADLVPKDWAEEYKRKSEIPVVFISARERKGTGIFRKELKKLAKEIDKEKVKVALIGYPNVGKSTIINVLKGKHAVGTAPIPGYTKGKQLIRLTKRIWLLDTPGVVPIDDFDELVIKGGFPADKIRDPVKPALKLIKRILETRKEAITEKFGIEKFENEEEILEEIGKRRGLIKAGGEVDIEETARWFLREWQTGRFTLFGKEEKREEEYLPSFHDILEYIKKEKITEPRMILWKFGKKLEEYLGSEKRLGTIQIDEFTVAIATGFKKCPNALKFIEKVTGKTVISAECFGKKWKGIVAILE, from the coding sequence GTGAAGCAGAAGAAGGCATGGGCAATAGTAAAGGAGGTCATCAATGAGGCAGATATAGTTGTTGAGGTAGTCGATGCTAGGGATCCCATAGGAACCAGAAACAGGAAACTTGAAAGGATGGTTTTAGAGAGCGGTAAAAAGCTTCTATTGGTTATGAATAAAGCAGACTTAGTCCCTAAAGACTGGGCTGAAGAATATAAGAGGAAAAGCGAAATTCCAGTTGTGTTTATTTCAGCTAGAGAAAGGAAGGGAACTGGTATCTTTCGAAAGGAACTGAAGAAATTGGCTAAAGAGATAGACAAAGAGAAGGTGAAAGTCGCTCTAATTGGATATCCAAATGTCGGGAAGAGCACGATAATAAATGTGTTAAAAGGTAAACATGCAGTTGGAACAGCTCCAATTCCTGGGTATACGAAGGGAAAGCAACTCATAAGATTAACTAAAAGGATATGGCTACTAGACACCCCAGGTGTTGTTCCAATAGATGACTTTGATGAGTTAGTTATTAAAGGAGGATTTCCGGCAGATAAAATCAGGGATCCTGTAAAGCCTGCATTAAAGTTAATCAAGAGAATTCTTGAAACAAGAAAAGAAGCTATAACAGAGAAATTTGGAATTGAGAAGTTTGAAAACGAGGAGGAAATTCTAGAGGAGATAGGAAAAAGAAGGGGTCTTATAAAGGCGGGTGGTGAAGTAGATATTGAAGAAACCGCAAGGTGGTTTCTTCGTGAGTGGCAAACTGGAAGATTCACTTTATTTGGAAAAGAAGAAAAAAGAGAAGAGGAATATTTGCCAAGCTTTCATGATATCCTTGAATACATCAAAAAAGAGAAAATTACAGAGCCCAGGATGATACTATGGAAGTTTGGAAAAAAGCTAGAAGAGTATTTGGGAAGTGAAAAGAGGCTTGGGACAATCCAAATAGATGAATTCACTGTAGCAATAGCTACGGGATTTAAGAAGTGTCCAAACGCATTGAAGTTTATCGAAAAAGTCACTGGAAAAACAGTAATCTCAGCAGAATGCTTTGGAAAGAAATGGAAGGGAATAGTGGCAATTCTAGAATAA
- a CDS encoding ABC transporter permease subunit: MKRKIGVVLLVLLGLFVVLSNLSVSSDEIANWVNTNYWRNNPKKAYPSWYCLFSERTPTVFLKGSEIERDGFRMYQFLYNHTYKDEPSDIRFYNLSQGEKVEIVVLRPDGILVPLYNDTAISSNLTLNIDMRMEVISTISSVFNLSREEYVFTPPTKLLFSSYKGKTLKGEYVFEIRIRGNSTSFVEILGTCYGILGTDSYGRDMWVGFVKGMNNTLYFAFSTTFITVVLGALLGLLSGYFEGRVAGLLTFLLEVLIALPMLPFLVLLVWLSSTQGVGLEVEINPLVLMLFIAILSLGKFAKTVRMIVMKEKVSEYVKASISVGASSLWIIRRHIFPVIREFSFRHFTILLPKMVALVSVLGFFGLIPGTNWGVFHD, from the coding sequence ATGAAGAGGAAAATCGGAGTAGTATTGCTTGTTCTCCTGGGTCTCTTTGTAGTTTTGTCAAATCTCAGTGTAAGTAGTGATGAAATTGCCAATTGGGTAAACACTAATTATTGGAGAAACAATCCCAAAAAAGCCTATCCATCTTGGTACTGCCTATTTAGTGAGAGAACACCCACAGTTTTCCTAAAGGGTTCAGAGATTGAAAGAGATGGTTTTAGAATGTATCAATTCCTTTACAATCACACATACAAAGACGAACCAAGTGACATTAGGTTTTATAATCTTTCCCAGGGAGAAAAGGTTGAAATTGTAGTTCTAAGACCTGATGGAATATTGGTTCCTCTTTACAATGACACTGCAATAAGTAGCAATTTAACTCTGAACATCGACATGAGAATGGAGGTAATCTCTACCATTTCTAGTGTTTTCAATCTTAGCAGAGAAGAATATGTTTTCACTCCTCCAACTAAGCTTCTTTTTTCTAGCTACAAAGGAAAAACCCTCAAAGGAGAATATGTATTTGAAATTCGAATAAGGGGAAACTCCACGTCATTTGTTGAAATCCTTGGAACTTGCTATGGCATCCTGGGAACAGACTCTTACGGTAGAGACATGTGGGTTGGATTTGTTAAAGGAATGAACAACACACTCTATTTTGCATTCTCCACTACTTTCATCACAGTAGTCTTAGGAGCTTTGCTAGGTCTTCTCTCAGGCTATTTCGAGGGAAGAGTGGCTGGACTATTAACTTTTTTGCTGGAGGTCTTGATAGCTCTTCCAATGCTTCCTTTCCTTGTCCTTCTTGTCTGGCTTTCATCAACTCAGGGAGTAGGCCTCGAAGTAGAAATAAACCCGTTGGTTTTAATGCTTTTTATCGCCATTCTATCCTTAGGAAAGTTTGCAAAAACAGTTAGAATGATAGTTATGAAAGAAAAAGTAAGTGAATACGTCAAAGCCTCAATAAGTGTAGGTGCTAGCTCGTTGTGGATTATAAGAAGGCATATATTTCCAGTTATTAGAGAATTCTCTTTCAGACACTTCACTATTCTTCTTCCAAAGATGGTTGCTCTTGTCTCCGTTCTTGGATTCTTTGGCCTTATTCCAGGGACTAATTGGGGGGTCTTTCATGATTGA
- a CDS encoding ABC transporter permease subunit yields MTKQSRGNEMKFPTKTLMKVAAVYACVFLAIILVAGITANRLTWEYVNEAVLTFQVKNPSFYEELKQNATREGITVEEYYYRLLAKAKGIRADNLLFMGIDLLRKSIAYYRENPKHDIIHATKVTLIVMGLAIALIIILALSLGFKLANSQYLGTVEGLARFFSGIPSWWVGAILLAVFAVKINIFPVGGLRSFPTEKGFLAFLDFLWHIILPIVTLVLIYVWEFTITVAYEVRNEIGKPYILTEKAKGLPEKVIYWKHVLKNVSIVLSSFTVQKFIEMFTDYIVIDVLFSLGGIGTLFKASFVRTVVPNVGVVISFDYRLFFVVALLISAISFILSLLLELLKGILDPRVS; encoded by the coding sequence ATGACGAAACAAAGTAGAGGTAATGAGATGAAATTTCCCACTAAAACTCTCATGAAAGTAGCGGCAGTTTACGCCTGTGTGTTTCTTGCAATAATCCTAGTTGCCGGTATTACAGCAAATAGGCTAACCTGGGAGTACGTTAATGAGGCTGTCCTCACTTTTCAAGTAAAGAACCCGAGTTTTTATGAAGAGCTCAAGCAAAATGCCACTAGAGAAGGCATAACTGTTGAAGAGTACTATTATCGTCTACTTGCGAAGGCAAAAGGGATTAGAGCTGATAATCTTCTTTTTATGGGTATTGACCTACTTAGAAAAAGTATTGCATACTATCGAGAAAATCCAAAACATGACATTATCCATGCAACAAAGGTTACCCTTATCGTTATGGGGCTTGCCATAGCCTTAATTATTATATTAGCGTTGTCATTAGGATTTAAGCTGGCAAATAGTCAATACCTGGGAACTGTTGAAGGACTGGCTCGGTTTTTTAGTGGAATCCCTTCTTGGTGGGTCGGAGCAATTCTACTAGCTGTTTTTGCAGTTAAGATTAATATTTTTCCAGTTGGAGGTCTAAGAAGTTTCCCAACCGAAAAAGGCTTTTTGGCTTTTCTAGATTTTCTTTGGCACATTATTTTACCCATTGTTACATTGGTCCTCATTTATGTGTGGGAATTCACGATAACTGTTGCTTATGAAGTTAGAAATGAAATTGGAAAGCCGTATATTCTTACAGAAAAAGCTAAAGGGTTACCCGAGAAAGTAATATATTGGAAACACGTACTTAAAAATGTCTCCATAGTTCTAAGCTCTTTTACTGTTCAAAAATTTATTGAGATGTTCACAGATTATATTGTCATAGACGTGCTCTTTAGCCTTGGTGGAATTGGAACGCTTTTTAAAGCGAGCTTTGTTAGAACAGTTGTGCCAAATGTGGGGGTCGTGATAAGTTTTGACTATCGCCTCTTTTTTGTAGTTGCTCTCTTAATATCTGCCATATCTTTCATACTATCACTTCTGCTCGAACTCCTTAAAGGAATACTTGATCCGAGGGTGAGCTAA
- the trm14 gene encoding tRNA (guanine(6)-N2)-methyltransferase — protein sequence MKFLLTTAQGIEDIAKREVSLLLKKLGISFQIEEKPLGIEGRLLLEAEKAYYVDEKGRKRELSISTYLNENSRLLHRVIIEIASEKFNGIEKDESEEALKRIKDFVSSLPVEQFVKVSETFAVRSFRKGDHNITSIDIARTVGEAIFERLSRFGTPLVNLDHPAVIFRAELIKDVFFLGIDTTGDSSLHKRPWRVYDHPAHLKASIANAMIELAELDGGSVLDPMCGSGTILIELALRRYSGEIIGIEKYRKHLIGAEMNALAAGVLDKIKFIQGDATQLSQYVDSVDFAISNLPYGLKIGKKSMIPDLYMKFFNELAKVLEKRGVFITTEKKAIEEAIAENGFEIIHHRVIGHGGLMVHLYVVK from the coding sequence ATGAAGTTTTTGCTCACAACAGCCCAAGGGATTGAGGATATAGCTAAAAGAGAAGTTTCTCTACTATTAAAAAAGCTTGGAATTTCGTTTCAAATAGAAGAGAAGCCTTTGGGTATTGAAGGAAGGCTGCTACTTGAAGCTGAAAAAGCTTACTATGTGGATGAAAAGGGAAGAAAGAGAGAGTTGAGCATTTCAACTTACCTTAATGAGAATTCCCGACTTCTTCACAGAGTTATTATTGAGATCGCGAGTGAAAAATTCAATGGGATTGAAAAAGATGAGTCAGAGGAAGCCTTAAAGAGAATTAAGGATTTTGTATCATCACTTCCAGTTGAACAGTTCGTAAAGGTAAGTGAAACATTTGCTGTTAGATCATTTAGAAAAGGTGACCACAATATAACTAGCATAGATATTGCTAGAACTGTTGGTGAAGCTATTTTTGAGAGGTTATCGCGTTTTGGAACTCCTCTGGTGAATCTTGATCATCCAGCAGTAATTTTTAGGGCAGAGCTAATTAAAGACGTATTTTTCCTGGGAATTGATACAACTGGAGATAGCTCACTTCACAAAAGGCCTTGGAGAGTTTATGATCACCCAGCCCACTTAAAGGCAAGCATAGCAAATGCAATGATAGAGCTTGCTGAGCTTGATGGAGGGAGTGTTTTGGATCCAATGTGTGGAAGTGGTACAATTCTAATTGAGCTCGCTCTAAGGAGGTATTCTGGAGAAATCATTGGAATTGAGAAGTATAGGAAGCACTTAATCGGGGCGGAGATGAACGCTCTTGCCGCGGGAGTTCTGGACAAAATTAAATTCATCCAAGGGGATGCCACTCAACTTTCTCAATACGTTGACAGTGTTGATTTCGCTATAAGTAACCTTCCTTATGGGTTGAAGATAGGAAAAAAGAGCATGATTCCAGATCTCTATATGAAGTTTTTTAATGAATTGGCAAAAGTTTTGGAGAAGCGTGGCGTCTTCATAACTACTGAGAAAAAAGCAATAGAAGAGGCAATAGCCGAGAATGGCTTTGAAATTATCCATCACAGGGTGATTGGGCATGGTGGGTTAATGGTTCACTTGTATGTAGTGAAATAG